Proteins from a single region of Bombus pascuorum chromosome 5, iyBomPasc1.1, whole genome shotgun sequence:
- the LOC132907133 gene encoding uncharacterized protein LOC132907133, translating to MDMKDNQEIDVYGAGEGYPSTGAGVGGQAGPTASLASDRGRVGVGHRAPIRVNASGEEMEDVAMEETREGGPPARTKANNIEAAKNRGRSGERKAERAGPVDRRRSDGRGGKPTPTPSLAPLAVPSTPLPSAAEHSGNVFQTFKIPKNVRDKVKAQDGHRSIDGSIESSRMRKESTSDGRSEDEESMASVTARGKKRKITKVTPEVSDRLRNVIQGSSPRDVDAEVRRHQAEVLKVAATSSNLKGTYVKTLKDAVEYTVAAWSHQTTTSRVPDFLEERKKREALEREVESLKRRNEELEQRINRFLKGTAETAAPSPTEAQAPRSSGRAKDDIASEIEMLKKSISSLGPSLLGTLREELREALRGTSLPRQATGGNISGDKERTTMPRTAGPKPPQQSPQSSQPSQQQAGQGQETDGEWRTMVSRKARRKAREQRRKEAGHGAPLPIAPQTNRTRSAVGPAGQPPRTTPAALGGGERRREGNGEKKAGAQPAKRTYATVAGRAGSAVVRPALRPPPTSSAVTLTLREGAPKTYEEILAEARRDKTLQKCGLEYVRTRKAATGAMVINIPDDAGMSKATQLASRLAGVLDPSTVRVSVPVPTAEIKLVGVDISLNEEELLEELSRAADCQPRDVRAWSAGTSRSGMGIFYAKCPVAGARKLAQAGRVTLGWTRAKVIALPRRPLQCFRCLEVGHMAAMCVSPVRRTHLCFRCGEEGHRARNCTAASPRCPICEAKGAPSKHRMGSAACKPPEVGPSGRRRARRTAMAKAAEATATTTSKGVTGAAEQASLSGNPPVGGKDSTIGCNLGRAGRAQDLLYQSIRESRTDVAVVAEPYNIPASPQWAGDLSGWVAITWPCTSGVSGRVAERGNGFVAVEWTDLVVVGVYISPNCDIRAFEDLLDEMGECVRRLLPRQVLVLGDFNAHSTTWGNDRTTTRGRELADWAAGLGLVLVNRGSESTYVGRRGASVIDLTWATQRLHPRIRNWRVAVEMETLADHLYVLMDIEPAKRSTSGDNNNNVEGRTSSRPGLPPPRRWKLKERDGDMLRATATVAAWCWDAKRNKNRGNVDGEAQELGEWMRRACDASMPRTSAGSRRDNSSVYWWSREIADLRDDCHRARRLLARARRRGRNRNEEEILERYRAHREARMALQRAIKEAKEASWKRLLESVESDPWGRPYKTVLKKLRPAAPPITENMDRELLARVIDTLFPRPEEEGGEEEEDSPRRREDTEQAPPEERGCTRSGGGGPATDQPGAHITREELEAATKKMAAKDVAPGPDGIPGRVWAETMDIMAPRLLHLYNRCLREGAYPRAWKVARLVLLRKEGRPPESPSAYRPICLLDEVGKLFERVIASRLGAHMESRVPGWHDNQFGFRRGRSTIDAIRRLREGVERVVAREGIAIAVSLDITNAFNSIPWSKIREALRFFEVPGYLRRIIGAYLRERWITYRSTEGEERRAVERGVPQGSVLGPMLWITAYDYVLRTPMPGSTGLICYADDTLVVAGGRWWYETAEVATEATRRAARAIGELGLKVAPAKTEALGFYDGRRRGPPPDGLTIDVDGVGVRVGSQLRYLGLIIDDQWSFEPHFESLAPKVAAAANALCGILPNIGGAGRAVRRLYDGVVRARAMYGAPIWARDLAASRRSQTLLRAVQRTTALRIARGYRTVSHASATVLAASPPYALQALALQKVYGATRVRDGDRDEDPLQVRKEIEEETWERWRLLLEKEARKTSHRAVDAVLPVWDRWKEARGVPLTYRLTQVLTGHGVFGEFLKKIRKEVTNICHHCGEAEDNAQHTLQHCPAWAMQRHTLTVKIGDDLSPRRIVEALLRSRSDYEAVRDFCEQIMLAKERAERLRVRAEHPARIRRERSGRNGGRPPSPPTDQETRRGI from the exons atggatATGAAGGATAACCAAGAAATCgacgtttacggtgcaggggagggataccccagtaccggcgcaggaGTGGGTGGTCAAGCGGGCCCCACTGCGTCGTTAGCTAGCGACCGTGGCCGTGTGGGGGTGGGCCACCGGGCCCCCATACGCGTAAACGCGTCCggtgaagaaatggaagacgTCGCGATGGAGGAGACCCGCGAGGGTGGGCCTCCCGCAAGGACAAAAGCGAACAACATCGAAGCGGCAAAGAACCGCGGAAGAAGCGGGGAGAGAAAAGCGGAGAGGGCGGGACCCGTGGACAGGAGAAGAAGCGACGGCCGGGGAGGGAAACCGACACCGACGCCGTCGCTCGCCCCGCTCGCGGTCCCGTCAACCCCGCTTCCATCCGCAGCGGAGCACAGCGGCAACGTGTTCCAAACGTTCAAAATCCCCAAGAACGTCAGGGACAAAGTGAAAGCGCAAGATGGGCACAGGTCCATAGACGGCTCGATAGAGTCGTCTCGGATGAGAAAGGAGTCGACCTCGGATGGCAGATCGGAGGACGAGGAGTCAATGGCCTCGGTCACCGCGAGGGGcaagaagaggaaaataacgaaagtGACTCCAGAGGTGTCGGACCGATTGAGGAACGTTATCCAAGGGTCCTCACCGAGAGACGTGGACGCCGAAGTACGGCGACATCAGGCCGAGGTCCTGAAGGTGGCGGCGACGTCCTCCAACCTCAAGGGGACGTACGTCAAAACCCTCAAGGACGCGGTCGAGTACACCGTCGCGGCATGGTCCCACCAAACAACCACCTCCCGGGTGCCAGACTTcctggaagaaaggaagaagagggaggCGCTGGAAAGAGAGGTGGAAAGCCTGAAGAGGAGGAACGAGGAGTTGGAACAAAGGATAAATAGGTTCCTGAAAGGCACGGCCGAGACAGCGGCGCCGTCCCCGACGGAGGCGCAGGCTCCCCGGAGCAGCGGGAGGGCCAAGGACGACATCGCATCGGAAATAGAGATGCTAAAGAAGTCGATAAGCAGCCTCGGCCCATCCCTGTTGGGGACCCTGAGGGAAGAGCTCAGGGAAGCCCTCAGGGGAACGAGCCTGCCGAGACAAGCGACAGGAGGGAATATCAGCGGCGACAAAGAGCGGACGACGATGCCGCGGACGGCGGGCCCGAAGCCTCCCCAACAATCCCCGCAATCCTCCCAACCCTCTCAACAGCAAGCGGGACAGGGACAGGAGACGGACGGGGAATGGAGGACCATGGTCTCGCGGAAGGCGAGACGGAAGGCCAGGGAacagaggaggaaagaagcgGGCCACGGCGCCCCCCTCCCCATAGCGCCACAAACAAACAGGACGAGATCGGCGGTGGGACCAGCCGGGCAACCGCCAAGGACGACCCCGGCCGCATTAGGTGGAGGGGAAAGGAGGAGAGAAGGAAACGGAGAGAAGAAGGCAGGAGCCCAACCGGCGAAACGGACGTACGCGACGGTGGCGGGCAGGGCGGGATCGGCGGTCGTGCGGCCAGCACTCCGACCCCCCCCAACGTCATCGGCGGTAACGCTCACGCTGAGGGAAGGGGCTCCGAAGACGTACGAGGAGATCCTGGCGGAGGCGAGACGGGACAAGACCCTCCAGAAATGCGGACTGGAGTACGTCCGAACGAGAAAGGCGGCGACCGGGGCCATGGTGATCAATATCCCGGACGACGCCGGCATGAGCAAGGCCACGCAGTTGGCGTCGCGATTAGCCGGGGTATTGGACCCCTCCACCGTCAGAGTATCAGTCCCGGTACCGACGGCCGAGATCAAATTGGTGGGGGTCGACATATCCCTGAACGAGGAGGAACTGCTGGAGGAGCTGTCCAGGGCGGCGGACTGCCAGCCCCGCGACGTCAGAGCATGGAGCGCGGGAACATCTAGAAGCGGCATGGGGATATTCTACGCCAAGTGCCCCGTGGCCGGAGCCCGTAAACTGGCTCAAGCGGGGAGGGTCACACTGGGGTGGACCAGGGCAAAGGTGATCGCACTCCCCAGGAGACCGCTCCAGTGTTTCCGATGCCTGGAGGTGGGCCACATGGCGGCGATGTGCGTCTCCCCGGTGAGAAGAACCCACCTGTGTTTCCGGTGCGGAGAAGAGGGGCACAGGGCGAGGAACTGCACGGCCGCATCGCCGAGGTGCCCCATCTGCGAGGCAAAAGGAGCCCCGTCAAAACACAGGATGGGAAGCGCGGCGTGCAAACCACCGGAGGTAGGACCATCCGGAAGGAGAAGGGCGCGGAGAACGGCGATGGCCAAGGCAGCAGAGGCCACGGCGACAACCACGAGCAAGGGCGTCACCGGAGCCGCGGAGCAGGCCAGCCTGTCGGGCAACCCACCAGTCGGAGGGAAGGATAGCACCATCGGA TGTAACTTGGGCAGAGCCGGAAGGGCCCAGGACCTGCTCTACCAGTCCATCCGGGAGAGCAGGACCGAcgtggcggtggtggcggaGCCGTACAACATCCCCGCATCCCCCCAATGGGCGGGAGATCTAAGCGGATGGGTCGCCATCACTTGGCCGTGTACCTCGGGCGTCTCCGGGCGAGTCGCGGAAAGAGGCAACGGGTTCGTGGCGGTCGAATGGACGGACCTCGTGGTGGTGGGGGTATACATCTCTCCCAACTGCGACATCCGGGCGTTCGAGGACCTACTGGACGAGATGGGAGAGTGCGTAAGGAGGCTTCTCCCCCGACAGGTGCTCGTACTGGGGGACTTCAACGCCCACTCCACGACGTGGGGCAACGACAGAACCACCACGAGAGGCAGAGAACTGGCGGACTGGGCCGCGGGTCTCGGTCTCGTGCTGGTCAACAGAGGCTCGGAGTCCACATACGTGGGGCGGAGAGGAGCGTCGGTCATAGATCTGACGTGGGCGACGCAGAGGCTCCACCCCAGAATAAGGAACTGGCGGGTGGCCGTAGAGATGGAAACGCTAGCGGACCACCTCTACGTGCTAATGGACATCGAACCCGCCAAGAGAAGCACGAGCGgcgacaacaacaacaacgtcGAGGGAAGGACATCGAGCCGCCCGGGGCTGCCCCCTCCTCGCCGATGGAAACTGAAGGAGAGGGACGGGGACATGCTTCGGGCAACGGCCACCGTAGCGGCTTGGTGCTGGGACGCGAAGAGGAACAAGAACCGAGGCAACGTGGACGGGGAGGCGCAGGAATTGGGAGAATGGATGAGGAGAGCCTGCGACGCCTCCATGCCGCGAACCAGCGCCGGGTCTAGGCGCGACAACAGCAGCGTCTACTGGTGGTCGCGGGAGATCGCGGACCTGCGAGACGACTGCCACAGAGCCCGCAGGCTGCTCGCCAGGGCGAGAAGAAGAGGGCGGAACCGCAACGAAGAGGAGATCCTCGAGAGGTACAGGGCCCACAGAGAGGCCAGAATGGCCCTGCAAAGGGCCATAAAGGAAGCGAAAGAGGCGTCGTGGAAACGGCTGTTGGAATCCGTGGAATCCGATCCATGGGGAAGACCGTACAAGACGGTGCTGAAGAAACTCAGGCCGGCGGCTCCCCCGATAACCGAGAACATGGATCGGGAACTACTAGCACGGGTGATCGACACGCTGTTCCCACGaccggaagaagaaggaggcgaagaggaggaagactcCCCGAGGCGCCGCGAGGATACGGAACAGGCCCCCCCGGAGGAGAGGGGATGCACTCGGAGCGGCGGCGGCGGACCGGCGACGGATCAACCCGGAGCGCACATAACGAGGGAGGAACTGGAAGCAGCCACCAAGAAGATGGCTGCCAAGGACGTGGCGCCGGGGCCGGACGGAATCCCCGGGCGGGTGTGGGCGGAGACCATGGACATCATGGCCCCCCGCCTGCTGCATCTGTACAACAGGTGCCTGAGGGAAGGCGCATACCCCCGGGCGTGGAAGGTGGCGAGGCTGGTGCTGCTGAGGAAGGAGGGTCGACCGCCGGAGTCCCCATCGGCGTACAGGCCGATATGCCTCCTGGACGAGGTGGGCAAGCTCTTCGAGAGAGTAATCGCCTCCCGTCTGGGGGCGCACATGGAGTCCAGGGTACCAGGCTGGCACGACAACCAGTTCGGGTTCCGTCGCGGGAGGTCCACCATCGACGCGATCCGCAGATTGAGAGAGGGGGTGGAGAGAGTGGTGGCTCGAGAAGGGATCGCGATAGCGGTCTCCCTGGACATCACCAACGCCTTCAACTCGATCCCGTGGAGCAAGATCAGAGAGGCCCTGCGATTCTTCGAGGTCCCGGGGTACCTCCGGAGGATAATCGGGGCATACCTCCGGGAGAGGTGGATAACGTACAGATCCACGGagggagaggagagaagagcgGTGGAGCGCGGAGTGCCGCAGGGCTCGGTCCTGGGACCGATGCTGTGGATAACCGCCTACGACTACGTGCTCCGCACCCCGATGCCCGGAAGCACGGGACTGATTTGCTACGCGGACGACACCCTGGTCGTTGCAGGAGGGCGCTGGTGGTACGAGACGGCGGAGGTTGCCACGGAGGCCACCCGGCGAGCGGCGAGGGCCATCGGAGAACTGGGGCTGAAGGTCGCTCCGGCCAAGACGGAGGCGCTCGGGTTCTACGACGGAAGACGCAGAGGACCGCCCCCGGATGGACTGACGATCGACGTGGACGGGGTAGGGGTCCGGGTGGGGAGCCAACTGAGGTACCTGGGCCTCATCATCGACGACCAATGGTCGTTCGAGCCCCACTTCGAGAGCCTCGCCCCAAAGGTGGCGGCAGCGGCCAACGCCCTATGCGGCATCCTCCCGAACATCGGAGGCGCCGGGAGAGCGGTGCGCAGGCTGTACGACGGGGTGGTCAGAGCCCGAGCGATGTACGGTGCGCCCATCTGGGCGAGGGATCTGGCCGCGAGCAGGCGAAGTCAGACACTCCTGCGGGCGGTTCAACGTACCACCGCTCTGAGGATAGCGAGAGGGTACAGGACGGTGTCGCACGCGTCCGCGACCGTCCTGGCGGCATCCCCTCCATACGCGTTGCAAGCCCTGGCCCTTCAAAAGGTGTACGGAGCCACGAGAGTCAGGGACGGGGATCGAGACGAAGACCCTCTGCAGGTGAGGAAGGAGATAGAAGAGGAGACATGGGAGAGATGGCGGCTCCTACTGGAGAAGGAGGCGAGGAAGACGTCCCACCGCGCGGTAGACGCGGTTCTGCCCGTCTGGGACAGGTGGAAGGAAGCGCGGGGCGTTCCGCTGACCTACAGGCTGACCCAGGTGCTCACCGGGCACGGAGTGTTCGGGGAGTTCCTGAAGAAGATTCGGAAGGAGGTGACCAACATCTGTCACCACTGCGGGGAGGCGGAGGACAACGCCCAGCACACTCTGCAGCACTGCCCCGCGTGGGCCATGCAGAGACACACCCTGACGGTGAAGATCGGGGACGACCTGTCCCCGAGGAGGATCGTGGAGGCGCTGCTACGTAGCCGGTCGGACTACGAGGCAGTGAGGGACTTTTGCGAGCAAATCATGCTCGCGAAGGAGCGGGCGGAGCGGCTCAGGGTCCGAGCCGAGCACCCGGCAAGGATACGACGCGAGAGAAGTGGGCGCAACGGGGGGAGGCCGCCATCTCCCCCAACGGATCAGGAAACAAGAAGAGGAATATGA